From one Culex quinquefasciatus strain JHB chromosome 3, VPISU_Cqui_1.0_pri_paternal, whole genome shotgun sequence genomic stretch:
- the LOC119769236 gene encoding uncharacterized protein LOC119769236: MELRETSLLQDLTPNPTVAAVGLHMAGYELLKPSIWTILIDKCPPVPESQIIRNRRFRHLGGIGPPRLSESHPRQAYRRRKHGSSMAAGQHTQQNKKQRAKLQGSQHIARRFRHRTKRHYHQPPLLYGTSCDGGRLHSPRTPTRWSGFQQLSPRRRHIVVQTQAALFGLQRSSREPKRPSELSSHSTGHGGASRIRTSVEWTPGLARGRSRRREIRSSLFRRVASRVDSWPKLGGIERVPGASVKRNKASPCGFVEPRGWDLITGKYPLCSSLTRPSVAHSFQQQPHQLKNAARQSTRAPEPSIQPSSCTRSICSQQKASSRGSGRQTGPRD, encoded by the exons ATGGAGCTACGAGAGACCAGCCTACTCCAAGATCTGACCCCAAACCCAACCGTCGCAGCGGTCGGTCTGCACATGGCCGGCTACGAGCTGCTCAAGCCGTCGATTTGGACGATTCTGATCGACAAA TGCCCACCAGTTCCGGAATCTCAGATCATCCGGAATCGTCGTTTCCGCCACCTGGGCGGGATCGGACCACCTCGGCTCAGCGAGAGCCATCCACGCCAAGCGTACCGGCGCCGCAAGCATGGTTCTTCCATGGCGGCCGGCCAACACACCCAACAAAACAAGAAGCAGCGCGCCAAGCTGCAAGGTAGCCAGCACATCGCACGACGCTTTCGCCACCGGACGAAGCGACATTATCACCAACCGCCGTTGCTGTACGGCACTAGTTGCGATGGCGGCCGGCTACACTCACCACGAACACCAACCCGCTGGAGCGGATTCCAGCAACTCTCGCCA CGGAGACGTCACATCGTCGTCCAAACACAAGCAGCGTTGTTCGGGTTACAGCGGTCATCACGAGAACCGAAACGACCCAGCGAGCTGTCCTCGCACTCTACCGGTCACGGTGGAGCCTCACGCATCCGCACGTCAGTCGAGTGGACTCCTGGCCTCGCACGGGGAAGGAGCCGCCGGCGCGAGATCCGGTCTTCACTCTTTAGAAGAGTCGCCAGTCGAGTGGACTCCTGGCCCAAGCTCGGGGGAATCGAGCGCGTTCCTGGAGCATCTGTAAAGAGGAACAAGGCCTCGCCGTGTGGGTTCGTGGAACCCCGCGGCTGGGACTTGATTACAGGCAAGTACCCATTGTGTTCCTCTCTTACCAGACCCTCAGTCGCCCATTCTTTCCAGCAACAACCACACCAGCTGAAGAATGCCGCCCGACAATCCACCAGAGCGCCAGAACCGTCGATCCAACCCAGCAGTTGTACGAGGAGCATCTGTAGCCAGCAAAAAGCCTCGTCACGTGGGTCTGGGAGACAAACTGGACCCCGTGACTGA